In the genome of Candidatus Deferrimicrobium sp., the window GCGCGAAGTTCCCGCCCAGATCGAGCTTCGGGTCGGGCGCGATCGGGGTGTCCGCCTTGTACTTCATCCGGTAGATGTAGGCGGCGATCTCGGGGAGTTTCGCCATCAGGTTGGTGCAGTCTTCGTACATCGGGTCCCAGTACTCGGTCTTCTTCATCCCTTCGGCGTACCGCTTCGCGAAGAGGGATTCCCGCTGCATGGAGAGGATCGCGGCGGAGAACATGGTCATCGGGTGGGTGTCGCGCGGCATCGCGCGGAGGACGTCGAACACGTACTGGGGAACACGGGCACGCGCCTTGAAGTCCTCGGCGACCGCCAGCGTCTCCTCTTTCGTCGGCACGTCTCCCGTCATCAGGAAGTACCAGAACCCTTCCACGTACGGAGAGTCGGACCCCGGCACTTTTGGCAGCGCCGCGAACGTCTCGGGGATCGTCTTGCCGCGGAAGCGGATCCCTTCCATGGGATCGAGATACGAGATGTCGGTCACGAGGCTGCGGATGCCCCGCGCCCCGCCGATGCACTGCTCGATCGTGACCTGGTCGATCAGGATGCTCCCCTGCTCCTTCACGAGCTTCGTCGTGCGCGGACGGTGGGCCTGGATCTTCTCAAAGAGTTTCGCCTTGAGGTTCGACACGTTTGTGCTTCTCCTTTCGCCGGCTTTTTCTTCGACTGCGGCCATAGTCTCTGCCTCCTTTCGAGTGGTATCGCGATCGATTGTGACTAATTACGGGCCGTGAATTCAGCGCTGCGAATTGTATACGGTATACACGGTCCTATCTACTTAGCAGGAAAGGATCCTCGAAGTCAAGCGGAAAGAAAACCGGTTTGACTGCGTGCAATTTCTGTTCTAAGATTGAGCACTTACCGAGGTGAGAGCGATGGCGATCCGGGACGAAAATATCCTTCTGGTCGACGGGGCCTGCGGAACGAACCTGCAGCGGATGGAGATCCCCGCGTCCGCCTGGCAGGGACGGGACGGGTGCAACGAATTCCTGAATCTTTCCGCTCCCGAGGTGATCCGGGGGTGGCACTCCTCCTTTCTCTCCGCCGGGGCGACGGTGCTCGAGACGAACTCCTTCGGAGCGAACGCGATCGTTCTCGCGGAGTACGGCCTGGCCGACCGCGTCGCTGAGATCAACCGGGCGGCGGTTGGCAACGCGCGGGAGGCGATTCGGCGTCACGGGGGGCTTGCGTACGTGGCCGGCTCCATCGGGCCCACCACGAAGCTTCCGTCGCTGGGACACATCGCCTTCGCGCCGATGGCGGCCGCTTTCGCCGGGCAGGCAAGGGCGCTCGTCGAGGCCGGGGCGGACCTGCTGATCGTCGAGACGTGCCAGGATCTGTTGCAGATCAAGATCGCGCTGGTTGCCTGTTTCGAGACGCTCGAACGGATGAAGCGGGACGTTCCGGTGATGGTCTCCCTCACGATCGAGAGCACCGGGACGATGCTGGTGGGGACCGACGTCGCCGCCGCCCTGGCCGCCATCGAGCCGTTCCCCGTCTTCTCGATCGGGCTGAACTGCGCCACCGGCCCGGAGGGGATGACCTCCCACATCCGTTACCTCTGCCGCCACTATCGCGGCCGCGTCTCCTGCATCCCCAACGCCGGGATCCCGCAGGTGCGGGACGGGAAGACCCACTACCCTCTTTCCGCCGAGGCGTTCGCCGCGCAGCTCGCCGCCTTCGTTCGCGACGAGGGGGTCTCGATCGTCGGAGGGTGCTGCGGCACCACCCCGGAACACATCCGGAACCTCCGCGAGGCGCTCGAGGGGGTCGCTCCCGCCCCGCGGAACGTCGTGGAGAAGCCGTCGCTTTCCAGCCTCTACCAGGCCGTGGAGATCCGCCAGGAGATCCCCCCGTTCCTCATCGGGGAGCGGTGCAACGCGAACGGCTCGAGGCGGTTCCGGGACCGGCTGCTGGCGGACGACTACCCCGGAGCGTTGCGAATCGCCCTCGAGCAGCAGGAGGACGGGGCCCACGCCGTGGACCTCTGTACGGCGTACGCCGGGAGGGATGAGAAGGCGGATCTCTCCGCCTTGGCCCGGCTCTTCGCGCAGTCGGTCCAGATCCCGATGGTGATCGATTCGACCACCCCCGACTGCATCGAGGCGGCGCTGATGCTCCACCCCGGAAGATGCCTCGTCAACTCGGTGAATCTCGAGGATGGGGGGAGGAACCTCGAGCGCGTCTGCCGGCTGGCGAAAACGTACGGCGCGGCGGTCATCGCCCTCACCATCCACGAGAAGGGGATGGCGATGACCGTGGAGGAGAAAGTCGATACCGCGAGGGCGATCCACGACCTCGCCGTGCGCCGGTACGGGCTGCGCCCATCGGACCTCCTCTTCGACGTTCTCACCTTCACCATCGGATCGGGGGATGCGACCCTCGCCGACGCCGCCGCGAACACCCTCGCGGCGATCCGGCGGGTGAAAGAGGAGCTGCCCGGCGTGTTCACCCTGCTTGGCGTGAGCAATATCTCCTTCGGCCTCTCCCCCCCCTCCCGACGGGTGCTGAACTCCGTCTTCCTGCACGAGGCCGTCGCGGCCGGGCTCGACGCCGCGATCATCGACGCGGCGAAGGTCCTGCCGATGTCGAAGATTCCCGACGCCGACCGGGCCGTCTGCCTTGACCTGATCTACGATCGCCGGGGGAGCGGTGCGGAGTCTCCCCTCTCCGCCTTCCTCCGACATTTCTCGGTCGTGGAGCCTGTGAAGGAGGACTCCCCGGAGGGCGGGAACCTCCCCGCGATTCCCCCGGAAGAGGAACTGGCCGATAAGGTGGTCGCGGGGGACAAGGAGGGACTGGAGGACCTTCTCTCCATCCTCCTGTCGCGCCGTCCGCCGGCGTCGATCATCAACCAGCTGCTGGTGCCGGCGATGCGCCGGGTCGGGGAGCTGTTCGGGCGGGGAGAGATGCTCCTCCCCTTCGTCCTCCAGTCCGCCGAGGTGATGAAGCGGTCCGTCGACTACCTCGCCCCCTACATGGAGAAGGCGGAGCGCGAGGAGGGACGCCGGATCCTGCTGGCCACCGTGGCCGGGGACGTGCACGACATCGGGAAGAACCTGGTCGACATCATCCTTTCGAACAACGGGTACCGGGTCCTGAACCTGGGAATCAAGGTGCCGGCGGAGACGATCATCGAAAAGGCGCGCGAGCTCCGGGTGGACGCGATCGGGCTGTCGGGGCTGCTCGTCAAATCCGCCCTGGTGATGCGGGAGAACATGCCGCAGTTCGCCGCCGCGGGGCTACGCGTCCCCGTCCTCCTCGGGGGTGCGGCCCTCACGGAGAAATTCGTGGCGCAGGAGTGCGTCCCCGGGTACCCCGGGCCGGTGGTCTATTGCGCCGACGCGTTCGCGGGCCTGTCGGCCATGCGCCGG includes:
- a CDS encoding homocysteine S-methyltransferase family protein → MAIRDENILLVDGACGTNLQRMEIPASAWQGRDGCNEFLNLSAPEVIRGWHSSFLSAGATVLETNSFGANAIVLAEYGLADRVAEINRAAVGNAREAIRRHGGLAYVAGSIGPTTKLPSLGHIAFAPMAAAFAGQARALVEAGADLLIVETCQDLLQIKIALVACFETLERMKRDVPVMVSLTIESTGTMLVGTDVAAALAAIEPFPVFSIGLNCATGPEGMTSHIRYLCRHYRGRVSCIPNAGIPQVRDGKTHYPLSAEAFAAQLAAFVRDEGVSIVGGCCGTTPEHIRNLREALEGVAPAPRNVVEKPSLSSLYQAVEIRQEIPPFLIGERCNANGSRRFRDRLLADDYPGALRIALEQQEDGAHAVDLCTAYAGRDEKADLSALARLFAQSVQIPMVIDSTTPDCIEAALMLHPGRCLVNSVNLEDGGRNLERVCRLAKTYGAAVIALTIHEKGMAMTVEEKVDTARAIHDLAVRRYGLRPSDLLFDVLTFTIGSGDATLADAAANTLAAIRRVKEELPGVFTLLGVSNISFGLSPPSRRVLNSVFLHEAVAAGLDAAIIDAAKVLPMSKIPDADRAVCLDLIYDRRGSGAESPLSAFLRHFSVVEPVKEDSPEGGNLPAIPPEEELADKVVAGDKEGLEDLLSILLSRRPPASIINQLLVPAMRRVGELFGRGEMLLPFVLQSAEVMKRSVDYLAPYMEKAEREEGRRILLATVAGDVHDIGKNLVDIILSNNGYRVLNLGIKVPAETIIEKARELRVDAIGLSGLLVKSALVMRENMPQFAAAGLRVPVLLGGAALTEKFVAQECVPGYPGPVVYCADAFAGLSAMRRIDEGTLSSTVFLEAGRAPAMTPGPRGAVVARDNRVPAPPFLGPRHVEGIDPGNLFPYVNEQALFRGRWGYRRGKMTAAAYEELVREKVRPIYEELKRRGVEENLLAPKVAYGWFRAFAEGDTLVVEHEGRSWPFPFPRQKNPPHLCIADYFRTREEGGDVVGFFVATIGEEMARATRALFTSDRYHDYLMLHAFGVEVTDALAEYWHESMRRELGIAGDRPASFSGYVVQEYQGSRYGFGYPACPDLSAHTAVFELLDPGRIGVTLTESMEMVPEQTTSAIVVHHPQAKYFAV